The Crocosphaera subtropica ATCC 51142 genome includes a window with the following:
- a CDS encoding acylase encodes MQKFIAILLTTILGILLIFTVPSLSKNSSEILWDTWGIPHIYAKNNTSLFQAFGWSQTKSHGNLLLKLYGQARGKAAEYWGINYLESDQYVRTMGIPKRAQQWYEEQTPEMRTYLDSFAQGINDYVQQHPDEIQEDLKQVLPVTGTDILGHFQRVIYFYFLTNPREIKALQNLPSQAGSNAWAIAPKKALNNHAILLANPHLPWSDFYLWYEAQLTAPDLNLYGATLVGMPALAIAFNDNLGWTFTFNPIDGADIYQLKLQEENYLFNGQLIPLKQEIETIKIRQPSGNFTELQIGIKRSIHGIIIEQQKDIGYALRVAGLDRSGSLEQLWNMGKAKNLNEFEISLKQLQLPLFNVIYADKKENIMYLFHGLIPIRSQGNWENWGGIIAGDTSETLWQNYHEYEQLPRLLNPKNGWLQNTNDPPWTSTDPPALKAEDFPPYFAPKYLGQVTDILRSQRSIELLNESDQLSLEDVINNKFSSKLLITDRLLDILISTTKALANPIGIEAAEVLEQWDRQTNPDSRGAVLFMLWATTLESKGLFSKPWNPENPLETPTGLADINTAVAVLEGIAAQVNLLYGSLDVPWGDVVRMRVGEQDVAARGGPGKLGSFQVLGIQAAPDKKFQVMSGDSFMMAVEFSDPIQAQGLTVYGNATQPDSSHRGDQLSLYQQGKMRPLWRDRSIIEQHLELRESF; translated from the coding sequence ATGCAAAAGTTTATTGCTATTTTATTAACAACGATATTAGGAATATTATTAATTTTTACTGTCCCCAGTTTGAGTAAAAATTCTTCAGAAATCCTGTGGGATACTTGGGGAATTCCTCATATTTACGCCAAAAATAATACCAGTTTATTTCAAGCTTTTGGATGGTCACAAACGAAAAGTCATGGCAATTTACTATTAAAATTATATGGACAAGCAAGGGGAAAAGCAGCAGAATATTGGGGAATTAATTATTTAGAATCTGATCAATACGTCAGAACAATGGGAATTCCAAAAAGAGCGCAACAATGGTATGAAGAACAAACTCCAGAAATGCGAACCTATTTAGATAGTTTTGCTCAAGGAATTAATGATTACGTTCAACAGCATCCTGATGAAATACAAGAAGACTTAAAACAAGTTTTACCCGTGACAGGAACGGATATTTTAGGACATTTTCAACGGGTCATTTATTTTTACTTTTTAACCAATCCTAGAGAAATTAAAGCCTTACAAAATTTACCCTCACAAGCAGGATCGAATGCTTGGGCGATCGCACCTAAAAAAGCGTTAAATAATCATGCAATTTTATTAGCCAATCCCCATTTACCTTGGTCAGATTTCTATCTCTGGTATGAAGCGCAATTAACCGCCCCTGATCTCAATTTATATGGTGCAACTCTGGTAGGAATGCCTGCTTTAGCCATTGCTTTTAACGATAATTTAGGGTGGACATTTACTTTCAATCCTATAGACGGAGCCGATATTTATCAATTAAAACTACAAGAAGAAAATTATTTATTTAATGGACAATTAATTCCCTTAAAACAAGAAATTGAGACAATTAAAATTCGTCAACCTAGTGGAAACTTTACTGAACTACAAATAGGAATCAAACGATCTATTCATGGCATAATTATTGAACAACAAAAAGACATCGGTTATGCCTTAAGAGTCGCAGGGTTGGATCGCTCTGGCAGTTTAGAACAATTATGGAACATGGGAAAAGCTAAAAATTTAAACGAATTTGAAATAAGTTTAAAACAATTACAACTTCCTTTGTTTAATGTAATTTATGCCGATAAAAAAGAAAATATTATGTATCTCTTTCATGGATTAATTCCCATTCGCTCCCAAGGAAATTGGGAAAATTGGGGAGGTATTATTGCAGGAGATACCTCAGAAACCCTATGGCAAAATTATCATGAATATGAACAATTACCTCGTCTTCTTAATCCTAAAAATGGCTGGTTACAAAATACCAACGATCCCCCGTGGACTAGCACTGATCCCCCTGCTTTAAAAGCAGAAGACTTTCCCCCCTATTTTGCTCCAAAATATCTAGGCCAAGTAACGGATATTTTGCGATCGCAGCGTTCTATTGAATTATTAAACGAGTCGGATCAACTCAGTTTAGAAGACGTAATTAACAACAAATTTTCCTCTAAATTATTGATAACCGATCGCTTGTTAGATATCCTTATTTCCACCACCAAAGCCTTAGCCAACCCCATTGGCATAGAAGCAGCAGAAGTCCTGGAACAATGGGATCGTCAAACCAATCCTGACAGTCGTGGTGCGGTACTTTTTATGTTATGGGCAACTACTTTAGAATCCAAAGGTTTATTCTCCAAACCCTGGAACCCCGAAAACCCCCTAGAAACTCCTACCGGGTTAGCGGATATTAACACCGCAGTCGCCGTGTTAGAAGGCATCGCAGCACAGGTAAACCTTTTGTACGGTTCCCTAGACGTTCCTTGGGGAGACGTGGTGAGAATGCGTGTCGGAGAGCAAGATGTAGCAGCTAGGGGAGGGCCTGGGAAATTAGGAAGTTTTCAGGTTTTAGGCATACAAGCAGCCCCAGATAAGAAATTTCAAGTGATGTCTGGGGACAGTTTCATGATGGCTGTAGAATTTTCTGATCCCATTCAAGCCCAAGGGTTGACAGTATACGGTAATGCAACGCAACCCGACTCATCCCATAGAGGGGATCAATTATCGTTATACCAACAAGGGAAAATGCGTCCTCTCTGGCGCGATCGCTCTATTATTGAACAGCACCTAGAATTAAGAGAAAGTTTCTGA
- a CDS encoding DHH family phosphoesterase: MKSPLLTPNGNNNKPDQLPSTLSQAEGNIGADTALETETGSQYLSLGKLAQKLQQTLENHRGERHIVVIQDFPDPDALSSAWAYQLMAQPYEIECDIVYAGTLSHQENIALVKLTGLPATRWSTNSLKDRDLSIYQGCVLVDSQGNTSQLMPYVKQAKIPIVIVIDHHSKQGNIQAEFIDLRPKIRATATILTQYIQAGLLDFNSNNNTHVKCATALMHGLRSDTNGLRQAQEQDLLAAAYLSRVYDPQLLNAVLQSARSHRVMDVIERALKNRLIQNNVSIAGVGYLRYEDRDAIPQAADFLVTEENIHTAVVYGIIHDEDHDIEVVIGSLRTHKLTLDPDEFLKEALGKNPQGRYYGGGREMAGGFEISMGFFGGSNDNSDYTKLKWELVDTQIKQKLLRLVNPKNEVVHA; encoded by the coding sequence ATGAAATCACCCTTACTTACGCCCAACGGTAACAATAACAAACCAGACCAATTACCATCGACCTTAAGTCAAGCAGAAGGTAACATAGGGGCAGATACGGCATTAGAAACAGAAACAGGGAGTCAATATCTGTCTTTGGGAAAACTGGCTCAAAAACTACAACAGACCCTAGAAAATCATCGTGGTGAGCGTCATATTGTGGTCATTCAAGATTTTCCAGATCCCGATGCCCTTTCGAGTGCTTGGGCTTATCAATTAATGGCGCAACCCTATGAGATAGAATGTGACATTGTTTATGCAGGAACCCTCTCTCACCAAGAAAACATTGCCTTAGTTAAATTAACAGGGTTGCCAGCAACACGATGGAGTACCAATAGCCTCAAAGATCGGGATTTATCGATTTATCAAGGATGCGTATTGGTGGACTCTCAAGGTAACACCAGTCAATTAATGCCCTATGTCAAACAGGCTAAAATTCCCATTGTGATTGTAATTGACCATCATAGTAAACAAGGGAATATCCAAGCAGAATTTATCGATCTACGACCTAAAATTCGGGCAACGGCCACTATTTTGACCCAATATATCCAAGCCGGACTACTGGATTTTAACAGTAACAATAATACCCATGTTAAGTGTGCCACAGCCTTAATGCACGGCCTTCGTTCCGATACCAATGGCTTACGACAAGCCCAAGAACAAGACTTACTGGCCGCTGCTTATTTATCTCGTGTCTATGATCCTCAATTATTAAATGCTGTGCTACAGTCAGCGCGATCGCATCGTGTCATGGATGTCATAGAACGAGCGTTGAAAAATCGCCTTATTCAAAATAACGTTTCCATTGCTGGTGTGGGTTATCTACGGTACGAAGATAGAGATGCTATTCCCCAAGCGGCCGATTTTCTAGTGACAGAGGAAAATATACACACTGCGGTTGTCTATGGCATTATTCATGACGAAGATCATGACATTGAAGTGGTGATCGGTTCTTTACGCACCCATAAACTGACCCTTGACCCCGATGAATTTCTTAAAGAAGCCCTAGGGAAAAATCCTCAAGGCCGTTATTATGGCGGTGGCCGAGAAATGGCCGGGGGGTTTGAGATTTCTATGGGATTTTTTGGCGGTAGTAACGATAACAGCGACTACACCAAACTGAAATGGGAATTAGTAGATACCCAAATCAAACAAAAACTCTTAAGATTAGTCAACCCCAAAAACGAAGTGGTTCATGCTTAA
- the def gene encoding peptide deformylase encodes MTSVITVEKEKLDNPPLDIHVLGDRVLRQPAKRIAKVDDSVRQLAKEMLQTMYSSHGIGLAAPQVAIHKQLIVIDCEPDNPANPPLILINPKITRVSQELCVVEEGCLSIPGVYLDVTRPKTIEVSFKDEQGKPRKIQATDLLARVIQHEMDHLNGVMFVDRVDNDLALTEKLQEKGFSRGAVKPIK; translated from the coding sequence ATGACGAGTGTAATTACAGTCGAAAAAGAAAAATTAGACAATCCCCCTTTAGATATTCATGTTCTCGGCGATCGCGTTCTCCGTCAACCGGCTAAACGTATTGCCAAAGTAGATGATTCGGTTCGCCAATTAGCGAAAGAGATGCTCCAAACCATGTATAGTTCTCATGGTATTGGTTTAGCTGCGCCACAAGTCGCCATTCATAAACAATTAATTGTTATTGACTGTGAACCCGATAATCCAGCTAATCCCCCTCTCATTTTAATCAACCCCAAAATAACCCGTGTTTCTCAGGAATTATGCGTGGTAGAAGAAGGTTGTCTCAGTATTCCTGGAGTTTACTTGGATGTAACACGGCCAAAAACCATTGAAGTCTCTTTTAAAGACGAACAAGGAAAACCTCGCAAAATTCAAGCCACTGATCTCCTAGCAAGAGTCATTCAACACGAGATGGATCACTTGAATGGGGTTATGTTTGTTGATCGGGTAGATAATGACTTAGCGTTAACTGAAAAATTACAAGAAAAAGGCTTTTCTAGAGGAGCAGTTAAACCGATAAAATAA
- a CDS encoding LEVG family PEP-CTERM protein translates to MSQHRKALSKYLLPIAFTGVTTIGVNLGTVLSASAQIIEVPLVPQQEGEVNLSGSGITCLDSNQCLNVPSLVGPITNIESLVDSTTGTKSRLFVDNFGTENTYGSDKKTQVIFGIIDLPGGGTTSPVVDAMGNPIYWYRPSERKLNGGTEEKGNLEVGTFKFSFSPTIPEIKIQYFDVESANTTGLLGVIDQSQTNATLVSGENPISFKVGDKTIYEQIWQDVNFMTIKLGNDTMLGTGDGVNFIITNRIDNNIDPTAVPEPLTILGAGTAMGFGGFFKKKLAKSSKKKDQA, encoded by the coding sequence ATGAGTCAACACAGAAAAGCCTTATCTAAGTATTTACTTCCTATAGCTTTTACAGGAGTAACAACTATTGGTGTCAACCTCGGTACAGTTTTATCAGCGTCGGCGCAAATTATTGAAGTGCCTTTAGTTCCTCAACAAGAAGGGGAAGTTAACCTATCTGGTTCAGGAATCACTTGTTTGGACTCCAATCAATGTTTAAACGTTCCCAGTCTAGTTGGGCCAATTACTAATATTGAAAGTTTAGTGGATTCCACCACAGGAACTAAGAGTCGTCTTTTTGTTGATAACTTCGGTACCGAGAATACCTATGGTTCGGACAAAAAAACCCAAGTTATATTTGGCATCATTGACTTACCCGGTGGTGGAACAACCTCCCCTGTCGTTGATGCTATGGGAAACCCCATCTACTGGTATCGTCCTTCAGAACGTAAATTAAACGGAGGAACCGAAGAAAAAGGAAACTTAGAAGTGGGAACCTTCAAATTCTCCTTTTCTCCCACTATCCCAGAAATCAAAATTCAATATTTTGATGTAGAAAGTGCTAATACGACTGGTCTTCTGGGAGTGATTGATCAAAGCCAGACTAATGCTACTTTAGTTAGTGGTGAAAACCCAATTTCCTTTAAAGTAGGGGACAAAACTATTTACGAGCAAATTTGGCAGGATGTTAACTTTATGACCATCAAATTAGGGAACGATACTATGCTAGGAACAGGTGATGGGGTTAACTTCATTATTACAAATCGCATTGATAACAATATTGATCCCACTGCAGTACCTGAACCTTTGACCATTTTAGGAGCAGGTACTGCTATGGGTTTTGGTGGTTTCTTCAAGAAAAAACTAGCTAAATCCTCCAAGAAAAAGGATCAGGCTTAG
- a CDS encoding ABC transporter permease produces the protein MSWLIKKIVSFLSVYYAHMLEYRAEIFFWVLSGSLPIILMGVWIQAAQGGDFSLSSVEFARYFFCVFQVRQFTNVWVIWDFEKEVIEGKLSFKLLYPVDPAWYHVARHIAEKITRFPIAILITLLFFWLYPQAVWMPKITNIILGLIAVVLSFTLRFIIQYTLAMFCFWIERASAVQQFWFLFDIFLSGITAPLDVFPPTVRDIVLLTPFPYTVYFPASLFINRPLNIMLSFLIMLAWIVMFFVLNRWLWKKGLKQYSGMGA, from the coding sequence ATGTCCTGGTTAATCAAAAAAATCGTCTCTTTTCTTTCGGTTTATTATGCTCATATGCTAGAGTATCGAGCAGAAATCTTTTTTTGGGTGCTTTCTGGTTCTTTGCCAATTATTTTAATGGGAGTGTGGATTCAAGCTGCTCAAGGAGGAGATTTTTCTTTAAGTTCAGTTGAGTTTGCCCGTTATTTTTTCTGTGTTTTTCAAGTGCGTCAATTTACCAATGTTTGGGTTATTTGGGATTTTGAAAAAGAAGTCATCGAAGGAAAATTATCCTTTAAATTATTGTATCCCGTTGATCCCGCTTGGTATCATGTAGCCAGACATATTGCTGAAAAAATAACACGCTTTCCTATTGCTATTTTGATTACCTTATTATTCTTTTGGCTATATCCTCAAGCAGTTTGGATGCCAAAGATAACTAATATTATATTAGGATTAATAGCTGTTGTTTTATCTTTCACGTTAAGGTTTATTATTCAATATACGTTAGCAATGTTTTGTTTTTGGATAGAGCGAGCTAGTGCGGTTCAACAATTTTGGTTTCTATTTGATATCTTTTTATCAGGAATAACAGCCCCTTTAGATGTATTTCCTCCTACTGTTCGAGATATTGTTTTATTGACTCCTTTTCCTTACACGGTATATTTTCCAGCTTCTTTATTTATCAATCGTCCCCTGAATATTATGTTGAGTTTTCTCATTATGTTAGCATGGATTGTTATGTTTTTTGTACTTAATCGTTGGTTATGGAAAAAAGGATTAAAACAGTATTCAGGAATGGGAGCATAA
- a CDS encoding PspA/IM30 family protein produces the protein MGWLERVSRVVRGHLNSLVHEAEDPEKLLDDAIAHMEQELIAMRRALAEAIATHKSAERQLSRYEKAGQTWYERAEFAMSKGNETLAREALVKRQSYQQQANSIQTQLIEQNEIIERLKNELRNIEHKEREAKTKKNLYLARLRSAMASQKLHEVLGNFDPYNSNNLFERIDQQILELETQSAVMGKIPDPLETKFMELENNKKVEKEIAKLKAKNSQAEIDELRSKLDQL, from the coding sequence ATGGGATGGTTAGAAAGAGTGAGTCGAGTTGTTAGGGGTCATCTCAATAGCTTAGTTCATGAAGCAGAAGACCCCGAAAAATTATTAGACGATGCCATTGCTCACATGGAACAGGAGTTGATTGCGATGCGTCGGGCTTTAGCAGAAGCGATCGCTACTCACAAAAGCGCAGAACGTCAATTATCTCGTTATGAAAAAGCAGGCCAAACCTGGTACGAAAGGGCAGAGTTCGCCATGTCCAAAGGGAATGAAACCTTAGCCAGAGAAGCTTTAGTTAAACGTCAATCTTATCAACAACAAGCGAATAGTATTCAAACCCAACTGATAGAACAAAATGAGATTATTGAACGGCTAAAAAACGAGTTAAGAAACATTGAACATAAAGAACGGGAAGCTAAAACAAAAAAAAATCTTTATCTCGCTCGACTTCGTTCGGCTATGGCATCCCAAAAACTTCATGAAGTGTTAGGAAACTTCGACCCTTATAATTCTAATAATCTGTTTGAAAGAATTGATCAGCAAATTTTAGAATTAGAAACCCAATCAGCCGTAATGGGTAAAATTCCTGATCCCTTAGAAACAAAATTTATGGAGTTAGAAAATAATAAAAAAGTAGAAAAAGAAATAGCGAAATTAAAAGCCAAAAATTCCCAAGCAGAAATTGACGAACTTAGGTCTAAACTTGATCAACTATAA